The following proteins are co-located in the Mesorhizobium australicum WSM2073 genome:
- a CDS encoding DUF1059 domain-containing protein, which produces MKEFHCGSLVPGCEWHTRAGEEAEVMRRAVEHMRETHGETTIRETMIEAIRSRIEKVRDAA; this is translated from the coding sequence ATGAAGGAATTTCACTGCGGGTCGCTGGTTCCCGGCTGTGAGTGGCATACTCGTGCCGGCGAGGAGGCCGAAGTGATGCGCCGTGCCGTCGAGCATATGCGTGAGACACATGGCGAAACGACCATCCGCGAGACGATGATCGAGGCTATCCGCTCCCGAATTGAGAAGGTCCGCGACGCGGCCTGA